A genomic stretch from Verrucomicrobiota bacterium includes:
- a CDS encoding DUF2071 domain-containing protein translates to MRPSVRLSPSDGETDGKPNPLSYAAGRRILSRRGEPLFVADWERVLMIHFEVDAEELQRDVPFQLDLRDGRAFVSLVAFTMRGMRPRFGGRFAAWLFRPIATHHFLNVRTYVRHGDEAGIHFLAEWLSNWLATRLGPATFGLPYRYGRISYQNVWSRRPLRGFVEDEETGANLGYEARLSDDADKLLLHMQHETVRFNGGATSGAPNFAPCSSGSLDEWLMERYTAFNCAAGRRRFFRIWHPPWRQSPVELTVLNDSLLTSTWPWFKHARFVGANFSPGVRDVWMGRPQRLVSGATKRRRGTLSTFCEM, encoded by the coding sequence ATGCGGCCTTCGGTCAGACTCTCTCCGTCGGATGGTGAAACGGACGGAAAGCCGAACCCTTTGAGTTACGCGGCGGGGCGGCGCATTTTGTCGCGACGTGGCGAGCCGTTGTTCGTTGCGGATTGGGAACGCGTGTTGATGATCCATTTTGAAGTGGACGCCGAAGAGTTGCAACGCGACGTGCCGTTTCAACTGGATTTGCGCGACGGCCGTGCGTTCGTCAGTCTTGTCGCATTCACGATGCGCGGGATGCGACCGCGTTTCGGAGGCCGGTTTGCGGCCTGGTTGTTCCGTCCCATCGCCACGCATCATTTTCTCAATGTGCGGACGTACGTGCGGCATGGCGACGAAGCGGGTATTCATTTTCTTGCCGAATGGTTGTCGAACTGGCTGGCCACACGCCTTGGCCCGGCTACGTTTGGTCTGCCGTATCGCTACGGGAGAATCTCCTACCAGAATGTCTGGTCGAGACGTCCTTTACGCGGGTTTGTGGAGGACGAAGAGACGGGCGCGAACCTTGGGTACGAGGCAAGGCTGTCAGACGATGCGGACAAGTTGTTGTTGCATATGCAACATGAAACTGTCCGCTTCAACGGCGGGGCGACATCCGGTGCTCCGAACTTTGCGCCGTGCTCAAGCGGCTCGCTGGACGAGTGGTTGATGGAACGTTACACGGCGTTCAATTGTGCGGCGGGCCGTCGCCGGTTCTTTAGAATCTGGCATCCGCCGTGGCGGCAATCGCCGGTCGAGCTAACCGTGCTGAACGATAGCCTGCTGACTTCAACCTGGCCTTGGTTCAAACACGCGCGGTTCGTGGGTGCGAATTTCTCGCCGGGCGTCCGCGATGTCTGGATGGGACGGCCGCAAAGATTGGTCAGCGGGGCGACGAAACGGCGTCGCGGCACGCTCAGCACTTTCTGTGAGATGTAA
- a CDS encoding cysteine synthase family protein: MNHAARVYNDVFEMLPSEQNPTPMVRLNRLNPSPDFQLFAKLEWMNPFGSVKDRAAWAMLRDLEERKEVGNSRGVVEPTSGNTGISLAAMARARGYHMRAVVPNKVPLEKKILLKIAGADLDVVSDELCPAPGLGDGSINIAKTHAKASKHKYAMPNQYESQQNVLAHLTTTGPEIWRQTQGKITHLFVSLGTCGTVTGTGQFLRGQNPDVKVIAVQPTEGHDVPGLRNINQLSVSKLFDASLIDDILEVDFKLAYTRALELCQNEGLLAGPSSGLILEGARKIIERDKKGLGVMIFPDNIFKYTSNMVKHIPDLLAGTTA, translated from the coding sequence ATGAATCACGCCGCTCGCGTTTACAACGATGTCTTCGAGATGCTGCCCAGTGAACAGAATCCGACGCCGATGGTGCGCTTAAATCGTTTGAATCCATCGCCGGACTTTCAACTCTTCGCGAAGCTGGAATGGATGAACCCGTTTGGGTCGGTCAAGGACCGTGCGGCGTGGGCGATGTTGCGCGATCTGGAGGAGCGGAAGGAAGTCGGCAACAGTCGTGGCGTGGTGGAGCCGACGTCGGGCAACACGGGGATCAGCCTAGCGGCGATGGCGCGGGCGCGGGGTTATCACATGCGCGCCGTCGTGCCGAACAAGGTGCCGCTCGAAAAGAAAATCCTGTTGAAGATTGCAGGCGCGGACTTGGACGTTGTTTCCGACGAGCTTTGCCCGGCGCCCGGCTTGGGCGATGGTTCCATTAACATCGCCAAGACGCACGCGAAGGCGTCGAAGCACAAATACGCGATGCCGAATCAGTACGAGAGCCAGCAAAACGTGCTGGCGCATCTGACCACGACCGGCCCGGAAATCTGGCGGCAGACCCAGGGCAAGATCACTCATTTGTTTGTCTCGCTCGGTACCTGCGGCACGGTGACGGGCACGGGCCAGTTTTTGCGCGGGCAGAATCCTGATGTGAAGGTCATCGCCGTTCAACCGACCGAGGGTCACGACGTGCCGGGGTTGCGAAACATCAATCAGTTGAGTGTTTCAAAATTGTTCGATGCGTCGTTGATCGACGACATCCTGGAAGTTGATTTCAAACTGGCGTACACCCGGGCGCTGGAGTTATGTCAGAACGAGGGGTTGCTCGCCGGGCCGAGTTCCGGGTTGATTTTGGAAGGGGCGCGGAAAATAATTGAGCGTGACAAAAAGGGAC